Part of the Arthrobacter gengyunqii genome is shown below.
GCGGCACCCGATTCGCAGTGTTCCCCGGGTCGGCCCTGTTCAAGAAGTCCCCGGACTGGGTAATGGCCGCCGAACTGGTGGAAACATCCCGGCTGTGGGCGCGCGTGGCCGCCAAATTCGATCCGCTGTGGGTGGAGGAAGTGGCTCCGCACCTCATCAAGCGCTCCTACAGCGAACCGCACTGGTCCAAGAGCCGCGGATCAGTGATGGCCTATGAGAAGGTCACGCTCTACGGCGTCCCCGTCATCCCCCAGCGCAGCATCAACTACGGCCGCGTGGATCCCGAACTGTCCCGTGAAATGTTCATCCGTCACGCCCTGGTCGAGGGTGACTGGCGCACGCACCATAAGTTCTTCCACCGCAACCAGGCACTCCTGGCTGAGGTCGAGGAACTGGAAAACCGCGTCCGCCGCCGCGGCCTGCGCGTGGACGATGAAACCCTGTTCGAGTTCTACGACGAACGCGTGGGCAAGGACGTGGTCTCCGAACGGCACTTCGACAAGTGGTGGAAGAGCGCCCGGCACGAGAACCCGGCACTGCTGGACTTCGACCCCGATGCGCTGCGCACCGACGACGCCGCGGGCCTGGACGAGAACGACTTCCCCAAGGTCTTCACCTACGGGGACTTTGAGCTGCCGCTCAGCTACGAGTTCTCCCCCGGCATTGCCGGAGCCGGCGACGGCGTCAGCGTGGAGGTCCCGGTGCTGTTCCTGAACCAGCTCGATCCGGAGCCGTTCAAGTGGCAGATTCCGGGCCTGCGCGCCGAATTGATCACGGCACTGATCAAGTCGCTGCCCAAGGCCATCCGGAAGAACTTCATTCCGGCACCGGACGTGGCACGTGCGGCCGCATCGGCCCTGGCCTCTGACTTCGACCCCGCGCAGGACGCTCTCGAGCCCTCCTTGGAACTGGCTCTGCGGCGGCTCAAGGGCCACATCATTCCGCCCGGGTCCTGGAACTGGGATGCAGTGCCCGAGCACCTGCGGATGAGCTTCACCGTGGTGGACGGCTCCGGCAAGGTGCTGGACGAAGGCAAGGACCTTGCCGCGCTGCAGGAATCCCTCGCTCCCGCCACCCGGCGTGCCATTGCCGAGTCCTTGGGAGCCACGCCCAAAACCGTTACGCCCAAGGCTGCCGGCAAGCACGGAGGCAAGCCCTCCGGTCCGTCCGGAAACGGATCGGGCCAGCAGCAGCCGGCATCGTCGTCGGGCCCCTCATTGGCCGAGCAAACCGGGCTGACCGAGTGGAGCGTCGGCACCGTTGACAAGCAGGTGCAGCGGCTCGTGGCCGGGCACATGGTCACCGGCTATCCCGCGCTGGTGGACGAAGGGAAAACTGCCGGGCTGCGCATGTTCCAGAGTCCCGGAGAACAGGCGGTCGCCATGCGCGGCGGCGTGATCCGGCTGCTGGTGCTGCGCGTTCCCAGCCCGGCCAAGTACGTCCTGGAGCACCTGAGTAACGCAGAGAAACTGACCTTCAGCCAGAATCCGCACGGCTCGGTGGCCGCCCTGATCGAAGACTGCACCCTGGCTGCGGTGGACAAGCTCACGCCCGAGGCCCTGCCGTGGACCCGTGCGCAGTTCGATGAACTGTACGAGAAGGTCCGGGCCGAGCTGATCGACACCGTTTTCACCGTGACCGCCACGGTGGAGAAGATTCTCTCCAGCACGCGCCGCATCACCAAGGCGCTCAAGGGAACCCAGTCACTGGCCCTCATCAGCGCCCTGAACGACATCCGCGCACAACTGGACTCGCTGGTGTACCCAGGCTTTGTGGCCCGCACCGGCTATGCGCAGCTCACCCATCTGCCGCGCTATCTGGCCGGCATTGAGCGGAGGCTGGAAAAGCTGCCCACCAATGTGCAGCGTGATGCCCAGCAGATGGCTGTCGTGCAGGCTTTGGAGGACGACTACGACGACGCCGTGGCGGCGCTGCTGCCCGGAGCCGGAACACCCCCGGCTCTGACCGAGGTCCGGTGGATGATCGAGGAGCTGCGGATCAGCTTCTTCGCACAGGAACTGGGAACCGTGCGGTCGGTGTCGGAAAAGCGGATCCGTACCGCTCTGAACGCGGCCTTGTCCCCGGCTTAGGGTCAATCTTCGCAGCAGCCCCTTCCCTCCCGGATCCGCCCTTAAACGAAGACTGGTGGTGCACCCTTCGTGCAGAAGCACTTCGGGTACACCACCAGTTTGCGCGTTGGGCCTATGCCCTCCGGCGTCGCGAGATCAGCACCAGCGCCGCGCCGAAGCTGAGGACAAGTCCTCCAGCGACAGCCGCCCACGTTCCGTGCGTTCCGGTGTTGGCTAGTCCGGACTCACGAACGACTGGGGCCCCGTCAGTTGTGACACGAATTGTTGCGCCAGGGGTGCCCGGGAGAGTGACCCGAACAGTCGGAGGAGCAGCATTCGCAGGTCATGCAGGTGGTGCAGGATCAGGGGTCGGAGAAGGATCCAGTGACGGAGACGGGCTCGGCGACGGAGACGGCGACGGCGACGGAGACGGCGACGGCGACGGCGACGGGAACAAACCCGTCTCAGGGGCGGGATCCGGGGTTGGGGACGGAGTCGGTTCCGGTTCCGGGCAGTCAGGGATTACCCATATGTTGTCCAGATCATTATTCCAGTAATCCACCAGTCGTGCATTGAGGGGAAACTCTTCAGTGGGAGTAAGAATCGGCGGGTATGTGTACGCACCCGGAACTTCGAATTCGACGGTGTACTGGTTTAGAGCCCAATCCTGGCCGCTAAACCAGCGGGCAGCATGTCCCACACACCGGAGAATGTGCGCCAACCCGACTGGGTCGCCAGCAAAGTCTGGGGACCTGAATTGTTACCGCGACCGACCACCCCGCCAGAACGGACATACCCGTTACAAGGGTTGTTAGTTTCCGCTGCAATTCTGCATTTTCCATTTTAATGATCGAAAGATGGCACCACCGGCATCATCTTGGGCTCTGGATTGCAGAATGACCGCAGTAGTTTGGGGTGCGTTCCTCCATAAGGCTACAAAGAACACTTGTGCATCCTCCGGTAAGTGCTGTGGGTGTGCCCCCTGTCCCGGACTGTGTCCCTGCTTGAGACATAAGGGGGTGGGCTTCCCTCCGCTTTGGGAAACATCGACCGGTCAGGGAAATTCCTGCCACTGCGGACCGGAGGTGTTTCCCAAAACGGAGGGGCTTCCCAAACTGCAGCAGCATCGTCGCGAAACCGGTGCCTGCTGTTCCGACCTGCGACAATATGCTGTCCAGATGCAGCAGATATCAGAGAACTTGGTGCCCGTACCCGATTACCGCCGGACGGCCCGGCGCCGAGCCTTCTCCGAACTGCCCGCAGCCCTGCATGAGCGGCTGGCCTTGTACATCGGCGGCAGCATCACGTCAGTGCGCAGCGCCGGCGGCGGCTTTACCAACGGTTTCGCCGCCGTACTCACCTGCACCGGCGGCTCGGAGGTTTTCGCCAAGCCCGGAAGCTCTGGCCGGCGACGCCGTCCTCCACGGCGACCTTAGGCCTGACAACATCCTCATCAGCTCGGGCGTGCACTTGTATGCGACTGGAATTTTCTGGGCACCGGCGCGCCGTGGACAGACTGGGTGGGGGTGCTCCCCTACGCGCGGGGCGGCGGGCTCGACGCCGATGCCTGGCTGCGCGGGTCCTCTCTGACCCGGGGCGTGCCGCCGGAGTACATCGACGCGTGGCTGGCGGCGCTGCTCAACTACATGCTCGATTCGGGGAACCAGCCGGAGGTTGCGGCCAGCCCGCATCTGCGCAGCCACGGGCGGCACACCTCCCGGCTCCTTTGGGATTGGCTCGCAAGCCGGCAGCAGACAGCAGAAAGGGGCAGGTTTCCCCGCCCCTGATTCCGGCTGATTGTTATGACTCCGGCACGAACTCCCCGTGCCCGGCGGCGCGAAGTGCCTCCCGCAGCTTGTCCGCGTTGGCCGCCATGCGTTCGGGATCAGGGTTGGAATCGGCCCGGCTGAAGTCGAAGTCCTGCAGGGAATTGGTGGGCCAGACGTGCAGGTGCAGGTGGTCGATTTCGAAGCCTGCAATGCTCAGCCCAGCCCGCTCCGAGCCGAAAGCGGCTATCTGCGCCTGACCCACAATCTGCGCCACTGCGGTCAGCTTCTGCAGCAGTTCCGGCGGGGCGTCGGTCCACTTGTCGATCTCCTGCCGCGGCACCACCAAGGTGTGTCCGTCGCTGAGCGGGCCGATGCTCAGGAACGCCACCACGTCGTTGTCCTTCCAGACAAAGCGGCCGGGGATCTCGCCGTTGATGATCTTGGTGAACAGAGTGGGCATGGGTTCTCCTGGGGACGGGGTGGTGGAAGTGGACGTGTTCCGCGCAGCGGCGGACGGCTGCGCATTGGCAGCCGCCTTCAAGCGCAGGGGCGGCGGAACGGGTCGGCCGGTCATCATGCTTAGACGCTATCGCTTTTTGACTGTCCCCGGCCATTCCCCTGCCTGCGTTCCCACTTCAACCGGGGAGCCCTTCGTCGATGACCACTGGGACCACGACCCGGGATACAGCGCGGCCCGGTAGCCGGCCATTTCCAGGGCCACAACGTCGTGGGCTGCGCTGATGCCGGATCCGCAGTACACGGCCACGGGGGCCTCACGGCGCACCCCCAGCGCCTCATAAGCGGCGCGCAGTTCCTCCGGCGTGCGGAACGTACCCTGCTCAGTCAGGTTCTGCGGGGTGGGGGCATTGACTGCACCGGGAATGTGGCCTGCCTGCGGGTCCACCGGCTCACGGTCGCCGCGGTAGCGGTCCCTGGCCCGGGCATCGAGCAGCCGCCCCGCTGCCACGACCGCCGGAACATCCCACATCTCCAGGACCGGCATCCGGCCCCAGGAGAGCTCGACATTCCCGGGAGCGGGTACCACGGCCCCGCCCTGCAGCGCGAAACCGGCCCGGTGCCAGGCGACGACGCCGCCGTCAAGCAGGTAGACGTCCTCCAGTCCCGCGTGGCGCAGCAGCCACCAGGCACGGGCAGCGGAGGTGCCGCTCACAGCGTCATACACCACCACGGTATCCCCGGCGTTGACCCCCCAGCGGCGGACCGTGCGGTGAAAGTCTTCCGGGTCAGGCAGCGGATGCCGTCCCGCGGAACCATTCCCGGCCGGAGCGGCCAGTTCCTTTTCCAAATCCACATAGACGGCGCCCGGGATGTGTCCGCGCTCAAACTGCTTGTGTCCGTCGGTGTGGCCCAGCGCCCATCTCACGTCCAGCAGCACCACCGGCTCACCTTTGGCCAGCAGTTCCTGCAGGGCGTGGACATCGATAACCGGCCCGCTCATACCTGCACCGATTCGCCGGTGGACAGGTGCTGGTACACGGTTCCGTACAACTCCCCGAAGCGGGCGACATGGTTCTCAGCTACGCCCAGTCCGCGCTCGTTCAGGAGCGCATCGTGGATGGGATAGGCGCGTTCCGCTCCGGAGGCAATGACAAAGTCGATGACCTCCCCAACCTTGGACCAGGGGGCATGGATGGGAACCAGCAGGGTCTGCACCGTCAGCCCGTTCGGAATCACGAAGGAATCCCCCGGGTGATACAGGGTGCCGTCGATCAGGTAGCCGACGTTGGCCACCAGCGGCACCAGCGGATGGATCAGCGCGTGCTGCCCTCCGAAGGACCGCACCTCAAAGCCGGCAGCCGCGAAAGTGGTGTTGGGTTCTACATCGATGATCCGATCCGCGGCGCCGCTGTCCGTGCTGCCGGCGGTCAGCGCCGACCGCAGCTCCGCGGCCAGGGACGCCGGTGCGTAGAGGGCCAGGCCGGTGTTCGCCTGCATCACGGCCAGAACCCGGTCCCGGTCCAGATGATCGGCGTGCTCATGGGTGATCAACACGGCTGACGCACCGTCCAGGGCCTCCTCGACTTCGGAGAACGAACCGGGATCCAGTACGAGCACGTTGCCGTCGCGCTCCAGCCGCACGCAGGAATGGGTGTACTTGGTCATTTTCATAGGGTCACAGTACCCCTCAGCACCGCTTCTTCACCGGAAGGGTTCGCGGTGACCCGCAGGGACTCTTACTGAGCCGGTGCGATAATCTGGAAGTTGCGCAGGCAGCGCGGGCTGAGGAAAGTTCATGTTCCGCTGCTGCCCTGCCGGAGCCACAGGCACCGGCACCGGCACCACCGTTCCAAGGAGGAGCATGTCATCCGAGACGTCCCGCCCAGCGAAGCGGACCCCGGAACAGCGGGTCACGCGCCAGCGCCTCGCCGTCGGCCGGACCCTGGATGAACTGGATGATTTCGTCAGCACGCAAGAGCTCTACCGCCTGCTGCACGAGCGCGGTGACAGCGTCTCCCTGGCCACCACATACCGCATCCTTCAGTCCATGGCGGAAGAGAACCAGGTGGACGTGCTGCGAACCGGCGACGGGGAGGCGCTCTACCGCCGCTGCGCCGTCGAACACCACCACCACCATCTGGTGTGCCGAAACTGCGGCAAGGCCGTGGAAGTGGAAGCGCCGGCTGTGGAAGCCTGGGCTGCGGGTCTGGGAAAACAGTACGGTTTCACCGATGTGGCCCACACGGTGGAGATCTTCGGCCTCTGCCCGGAATGCAGCGCCTGAGGATCCGCTACGCGGCAGCGTTCGCCCGCACCCGACTCTTCGTCCGCATCCGTTTGATCAGCCGGCAGACGATATAGATCAGGAACGAGATGGTGGTGATGTACGGGCTGATCGAAATCCGCCCGCCCAGCGCCAAGAGGATTCCGCCCACCGCCGACGTCACGGCAAACAGCACGCTGAGCAGCACGACCAGCCGCGGCGAGGACGTC
Proteins encoded:
- a CDS encoding MBL fold metallo-hydrolase — its product is MKMTKYTHSCVRLERDGNVLVLDPGSFSEVEEALDGASAVLITHEHADHLDRDRVLAVMQANTGLALYAPASLAAELRSALTAGSTDSGAADRIIDVEPNTTFAAAGFEVRSFGGQHALIHPLVPLVANVGYLIDGTLYHPGDSFVIPNGLTVQTLLVPIHAPWSKVGEVIDFVIASGAERAYPIHDALLNERGLGVAENHVARFGELYGTVYQHLSTGESVQV
- a CDS encoding sulfurtransferase, whose amino-acid sequence is MSGPVIDVHALQELLAKGEPVVLLDVRWALGHTDGHKQFERGHIPGAVYVDLEKELAAPAGNGSAGRHPLPDPEDFHRTVRRWGVNAGDTVVVYDAVSGTSAARAWWLLRHAGLEDVYLLDGGVVAWHRAGFALQGGAVVPAPGNVELSWGRMPVLEMWDVPAVVAAGRLLDARARDRYRGDREPVDPQAGHIPGAVNAPTPQNLTEQGTFRTPEELRAAYEALGVRREAPVAVYCGSGISAAHDVVALEMAGYRAALYPGSWSQWSSTKGSPVEVGTQAGEWPGTVKKR
- a CDS encoding Fur family transcriptional regulator, translated to MSSETSRPAKRTPEQRVTRQRLAVGRTLDELDDFVSTQELYRLLHERGDSVSLATTYRILQSMAEENQVDVLRTGDGEALYRRCAVEHHHHHLVCRNCGKAVEVEAPAVEAWAAGLGKQYGFTDVAHTVEIFGLCPECSA
- the hrpA gene encoding ATP-dependent RNA helicase HrpA; translation: MALTISYPAQLPVSERREDIMAAIAANQVTIIAGETGSGKTTQIPKMCLELGLAEKGLIGHTQPRRLAARTVAERIAEELDVELGDEVGYQVRFTGETSRKTKVKLMTDGILLAEIQHDRKLKKYSTIIIDEAHERSLNIDFILGYLRRLLPERPDLKVIITSATIDPERFAEHFAADGKPAPIIEVSGRTFPVEVRYRPLNQPADGGSDDEDVDDELEEDRDPVDAVCDAVEELSREAPGDILVFFSGEREIRDAADALRSSVQRVPRLANTEILPLYARLSLADQHKVFHPGKHRRIILATNVAETSLTVPGIKYVVDTGTARISRYSHRTKVQRLPIERISQASANQRSGRCGRVSDGIAIRLYSQEDFESRPEFTDPEILRTNLAAVILQMAAMGVAKGPKDVADFPFVQPPDSKAINDGATLLKELGALQPAGGITPVGRKLSQLPVDPRLGRMIVEAGARGCAKEVMVLTAALTIQDPRERPSKDDAARAQKAAELHKRFVDENSDFTGYLNLWRYVQDKQKELSSSAFRRLCKNEFLNYLRIREWQDLFTQLRQIAKPLGITLSPGPVDPVSHDKEIHMSLLAGLLSHIGLYDQRKREYSGARGTRFAVFPGSALFKKSPDWVMAAELVETSRLWARVAAKFDPLWVEEVAPHLIKRSYSEPHWSKSRGSVMAYEKVTLYGVPVIPQRSINYGRVDPELSREMFIRHALVEGDWRTHHKFFHRNQALLAEVEELENRVRRRGLRVDDETLFEFYDERVGKDVVSERHFDKWWKSARHENPALLDFDPDALRTDDAAGLDENDFPKVFTYGDFELPLSYEFSPGIAGAGDGVSVEVPVLFLNQLDPEPFKWQIPGLRAELITALIKSLPKAIRKNFIPAPDVARAAASALASDFDPAQDALEPSLELALRRLKGHIIPPGSWNWDAVPEHLRMSFTVVDGSGKVLDEGKDLAALQESLAPATRRAIAESLGATPKTVTPKAAGKHGGKPSGPSGNGSGQQQPASSSGPSLAEQTGLTEWSVGTVDKQVQRLVAGHMVTGYPALVDEGKTAGLRMFQSPGEQAVAMRGGVIRLLVLRVPSPAKYVLEHLSNAEKLTFSQNPHGSVAALIEDCTLAAVDKLTPEALPWTRAQFDELYEKVRAELIDTVFTVTATVEKILSSTRRITKALKGTQSLALISALNDIRAQLDSLVYPGFVARTGYAQLTHLPRYLAGIERRLEKLPTNVQRDAQQMAVVQALEDDYDDAVAALLPGAGTPPALTEVRWMIEELRISFFAQELGTVRSVSEKRIRTALNAALSPA
- a CDS encoding LPXTG cell wall anchor domain-containing protein encodes the protein MRVTTDGAPVVRESGLANTGTHGTWAAVAGGLVLSFGAALVLISRRRRA
- a CDS encoding HIT family protein; amino-acid sequence: MPTLFTKIINGEIPGRFVWKDNDVVAFLSIGPLSDGHTLVVPRQEIDKWTDAPPELLQKLTAVAQIVGQAQIAAFGSERAGLSIAGFEIDHLHLHVWPTNSLQDFDFSRADSNPDPERMAANADKLREALRAAGHGEFVPES